ttgtcaacggtcaagtcaacGGTCTAGTCAACGAGTTAACGGGTCGGAGTCAACAGGCggtgggtcgggtcgccgggtcgtcggaccggttgggccgggtcggaccgaccgaccggcgcgtgcctcGCACGCGCCAGTGACCGCGAACGCGCACGTGCGCGCGTCGGTCGCCCACGTGCGTGCGACGCACGCGCGCCGTGACGCGCTTCGCTCCGGCTGCGCGTGGGGCGCGTCTGGCGACCGTTGACGGCGTTTCGCCACTCGTCGCGATCGTCTTGACAAGCCCTTCTATCCTACGccatcagaaattgattttgaattacagaaactcgaaaaaatggatgaacagtgctcgggtgttgGGATTTTTCGCTCCGATCCGTGTCGGCCGAttattttcacgaaaaatcaatcaaaaatcattcataaacatgaaaagggtcgggaaaacatgaattaggctctgataccaatgttgtgTTTTAGATTCGGAAACAGATCCCCATAACGGTAATTCGACACAAAGTCGAACACAAACGTAGCGGAAGCGAACccaataaaattcatgaatcaccgatcctaaagcacgtCACATAAACAAACGTACCTTGTTTCCATAGACTAAACCCCGGTGTTGCGAATCAAAGAGGGATAAACCACGCCGTTCTTCAAAGGATAAACTGTTCTTCGGGGGAGAGCAGTCTGAAAGGACATAAGTTCTTCTTAGAGAGGACGTGCGTCAGAGAGCGAACGTAAGTCAGAGAGCGAGAGAGCGTAATCTTTCTTCAGCCTATTAGAATATGTAACCCTTCAATCTCTTATTAACCGCctctctgatttttctttatttttaaataacttcctccatgggccctcaactcacgggccgggccttttggacccaacatgggcggacgggccaactcaagtccatcaaaaagaaaaatccatcgGCCTGGACGCGGCAGTCACGGTGAAGCAGATATCAAGAGGTTTGAAACAAGGGAACGAGGAGTTCATAACGGAGGTGAAGATGATCAGTAGCTTGGGGCACAGAAATTTAGTGCAACTTATAGGTTGGTGCCACAAGGCCAATGAGTTCCTGCTTGTCTACGAGTTCATGCCGAACGGTAGCCTCCACAGGCACCTCTTCGGCAAGAGGAGGCTTCTAAGTTAGGCTGCCTGGTACAAGATTTCGGTCGGGCTTGCCTTTGCGCTCTTCTATCTCGGGAGTGGGAGCAGTGCGTGATGCACCGGCGCATCAAGTGGAGCAATGTGAAGCTAGACTCGAGGTTCAAAGTCAAGCTTGGAGACTTAGGGCTGGCCCGCCTCATGGACCACGAGCTTGGGCCGCAGACGACCAGGCTAGCCCACAAGTTCAGATACCTGGCCCCGGAGTACATGAGCACAGGGCGAGCGAGCAAGCAGTCCTATGTGTATAGCTTCGGGGCGGTTGCGCTCGAGATTGCTACGGGACGGAGGTCCGTTGATCCAATGGAGCAATCGTCGCAGATGAATTTGGTGGAGTGGGTGTGGGACCTCCATGGGAAAAACCGGGTCGTTAAGGCTGTGGATGAGAGACTCAAAGTGGATTTTTGATGGGAAACAAGTGGAGCGGTTGTTGGTCGTGGGCTTGTGGTGTGCTCATCCTGATAAGGGCTTGAGGCCCTCCATGAGGCAAGCGCTTCAGGCCCTTAATTTTGAGATTCCGGTGCCTGTTCTTCCTTATAAGATGTCACCTGCAGTGTACCCCGTGCAGTTGCCGCCGTCCATCAGCTCCAGCGAGCCTCTCATCGCCGATAGCCTCCGAGAGGGTCGTTGAGCTTGAGGGTGGTTAATTTACTATTGGAAGGATTGAATAAGAATCATGTTGCAAGTGCTCTTAATTTTTCTCAAGCTTCGGAACAATGAAGTTTGTCGTAaacgtttttctcatttttaagtAAATTGAATCTAAGTGAATTCTTGTGTGACAACTCAATTCGATGCTGAAAACTCAACTGGTCCTATCTTGGGGTTTCTAGTATTCACTTGTTCTGAATTCCAGATGTTTAGTTCGTTTTGAAAGATGTGAATTGATGCCGCGGCTAGTAACTGTTTAAAAGCGTCCGTTCATCCACAGGAAACCGTCAttggatttcttttttattttataggtCAAGTCATTAGATTTcattattaagaaaattaatgaaattttccCAGGAAAAGGACACCAAGTGCCACAACACACGTACGGTACTCGTTTAAAGgttttaactctttttttttttttcaatcacgtGAGTACcaaaactttttgaattttccactCTATTACTTTATTGCTGCAAGATGATAgaaattcttaatttatttttctcgatttttatcAATTAGAGTCCCCCCCATATTAGATAAGATATGTGGCATTATATCCGGATTTATCCGGTTTGGAGAACGTCACCAAACACCATATATAATAATTTGTTTTCCTATCTAGCTCAAATTGAGACTGCCaaacaaaacctaaaaattaaGTCGTTTAATAATTACTTCAGAAATCAGACAATGTTAAGAAACTTAAGTGATGTAATGAGCTCCTGCTGTACTAATTTATCTCTTGGCCTGTCAGTATAATGACCACTGCTTATTTTATGTGATTCATGATAATGAATGAATTGACCTTTCAAACAATGTCTAGGATagttttgctcaaaaaaaaaaaaaaaaaaacaatgtctAGGAAAGTAGCCGGGCCATAATTAAGGACTTAAATACAAAACAAAGACTAcctattttaaatttatgaaaGAAGGATGAAGTACCGTAATCTGATACTTACTTTAGCACCAAAACTTTTGATCACTCACTTGGTAacacttttggaaaaaaataataattatttcataGTCATCACAAATTTATGTGGCTGGAAATCTCCAATGTGGCTTGCTGGCAAAGTGAAGTAAGCATGATTGGACCTAAACAATGTCGTTTAACACaatatttaccctaaattaacGAATTGATTCTAAATCAGAGGCGTTCTTCAAACCCTAACCCTAAACTAAGGATTTGGGGCAAAGAGGAAGGCGACTTCAAacgaaagaagttgaggaagctATTCCAAACCTCTCGACGTGAACCGCCAAAAAAAGCAGGCGGATTGCAAAGCGGGCGCAAATGGTTCCTGTTGTGGGGTGGCAACTTCCCCTACACAAGCCCTTTGAATCCATACTGGTGGCAACTTGGTTTTCTCAATCAATTAtgtattcaaaatttaatttagtaGTCCCCGCTAACTAATTATGGGTTGGTTAGAAGCCCGAGTAAGGTAAGGGTGGGTTAGAAGCCTGAGTAAGGCAAGGGAGTCTATCTTATTTTTTGTGAACCACAAATTTATGAGTTCAGCAATTTAGTTAAACTAGATGGATCTAAAGTCTTTTCAGTATATTTGCTCTTTTATTGAAACAAAATATTACGTGCAATTTTCATGAGTTTATATTCCTAAGCCACTAACATATAAAAGGTGATCATGCATGAtgcaataaacaaaaaattatggagcaataaataaattactagAAGAATTAAAGAACCTGGATCATGTTGAGCGACTCAAACAAAGCTTTGCTATAAAGTCCCAGAGCGCGACCCCTATGAACTATGAATCAAAAAGGTAAAGATTCAATCCTTTAATCTATGCATTACCCAAATGAGATGCCTAAAGCATGTATGATTATGCATAGACTATCGGTCTCGGAGTTAATAATCGTTATGATGAAAGACTGCTATATGCAACCTaatctttttgcttttcctagTTTTGAGTATCATCATAAATTCGAAATTGTTCCTAAGAAAGCTACACGAACATGACTAATGCAAGCATAATTTAAATCACATAGTGACTTACATAATAAATTCCATGACGCAACAATCAACTAGACATGACATAAATGAGACATTAAGctaattttgggttttgttgattaattaaaaattaaaataatagaaaaaaggaCAATACAAAGGCCATAACTCTCGTATGTCGCttatttaagtgtcataacaattttttttcaataacttaaatgtcataacttaTGTACGATGTTCACTTAAGTGAGATGTGATGtaactttttttccatttacttAAAGTTTCTATAGCTTTAATCAATCATTTAAGTGCCctaacatttttaaaatgttcacgACAAGGGGCATGCCACATTGGATTTTCGGCACTTTGggtgaatgtttttaaaaagttatagtacataagtgatcaattaaaaattatggTACTCAGGTGACCATTTTTTTAGGAGTAACGAAATTCAAGtggttagaaaaaaaaaaagttatgattatCGTGACCTACATTTTCAGTCCAGAGGGGGAAAGACAAAGGTTTAAGGGTATCGCCTAAAAGGCGAACCTATGGTCCTCATTTAGGTGCGAGTTTTTCTAAGCCTATACCTCATGTGacgttatttttcaattttaggttcAAATTGAtgctataaaaattttctaatgaAAAGTCGCTACTGGCTTATTGAGGTCTATTAGAATTCAAGTGAGCTATGGAAATATACCTCATTTCCTATGGAATCAAAGAATTTATAGtcagggacttggttacactaattaattaactaatgcTCTTTTAGTACctaaatttgttcattttgagaaaatgtttgTCAAGcatcttgaattgattttacacCAAtctactaacatgtgaggcaATCATGCGAGTGCATAATCGTTATCTAACACTTGAAAATCAAAAGCATTAAATtgcaagaagaagatggaattaCTCACCTTAAAGCAACGTAAGTATCACAAGGTTAATTAGAAAAACACATATTCAACCtagtgataatttttaattaacacaaaatttcaaccaactatttttgggtttttgcttgtttaatgaaaactaTGCTCCATGCAATATGACCTCACTCTAAATGCAACGACGTAGAAAAATGATGATATTCATCCACGTGTCCTGATTCACTGTGTGGCAACAACAGAGGAACCAATCTTATAGCAGGTGAACTGTAAAATAAACAAGTTCTATCCAGAGCAGAAAGAGGGGAATAGGTGAAAGGAGAAGGGAATCGCTATAAATCTCTATTTTGATAttctccatctctctttcttttttattgcatttttttttttttgggtcactCTTGCTATTACATTCACACCATTTTTAAGAAGATCCAGAGTTTACAGTTTATAAAAGCGTTAATAACTACACTTGCAGAGAAAGAGTTTGCAATCTATAGTTAGttacatttcaaccaatttaTCCCTTTTGTTTGTGATATCTGGATCTAATAATAAGCGGTTGTCAAATAGTGGATTCCTAATATTAGTAGcctttattttctagaaaattacccaattagtcaatttatggaaaaaattcaaataagggCCCAAAATGAATGTGTTTTCTTAAAAGAGGGCTCAAAGTAGACATTCTCTTATATAAGGATGTGAAGTGACCGATTCagtctcaaataaagatctCTGATTTTACTGGTTGGCCAAATCTTATCTCTTACCAGGGGCATTTTCATCcaagtaaatttttttctttaattatatttttccttcttctttctctctttcttttcttcttgttctttcatCTTCCTCATGCTTTAGTTGCCCCTACCTGCGAGCTCAATGAATTACCAGGACCAGGATGAGGACCAGCTAGTCATCTACACCTCCATCTTCCACATTATCATTACTCTATcagcccccctctctctctgccatcTCGTCTCATGACTAGGACTAGCTTTTCTTCAACGCAAGCCATTACAACACAACCTAGCTCATTGAATATTTTAAGTTACATTCCTCAAAATCGTTCATAAAAGATCTCACAAAGCCAAAAGTGACAAGCTTACAATATGATTCTTTTATCCCGACGACCATTACAAGTTTCCAGTTTGAGTTGATTGTCTTTCTTAGAGGCACGCCACGTGCCCAAAGATGTTCGATGAAATGTTTGAATgggtttattttgttttaacaatgGATAATTAGaaacttcttccttttttatctGAGGGCTTCATTATATCAAATTGCTATGATGTCGAGAAGGTGTTGAGCCAAAAAGGCCCTTGCTAAAGCTGATAAAGAGGTTTATAACTACTAGGAGCTGTAGAACAAGAAGTTTGAGCAAGAAGCTTAGAAGCTGCAGTTTAGGATGAGGAATGAGTTCATTGTGGAGCTCAAGAATAAAAGGGCATGATATTGCGTGAATTAGGAGTGTTTGAGAACATGTTATGAAGCAAAAGTACTATGAGCAAATTGTTAGTGTTGAATTTGCTGACAAAGTTTGAGCACTTTAGGGTTGGCCTCTTATCTAGCTTTTTGCATCTTCGGTTTGTTTGAAACCGTTGCTCTTAATAAAATTGCTTCAGTGTCATCTAGATCTTGATTTATCTTGACCTGTAAATTTGAGCATAAATGTTGCAATCATACAAGTCCTCCGACATCATGTTGAATCAGGTGCGGTGATTTAATAGAGTGCATATCATTTGCCTCAGTATCAAATGCTTTGAAGTTGTTGCGGTGGTGCTACAAATTTGACACAACTTAGATCATATTCTCATgttattttcatcatcaaccaTCATAAGTTTTTGCTATTAGTGGAATGAAAAATCCATATATGTTGTGCtgtgatttctttttcatagaTTACAAATTCAGCCGCACAACTAATATGGGAATGAATTGACATTGTGTTGAATTGAGTTCAATTACACAAGCTTCCACCATTTGTTTTTAGGTTGTTGAGACCATCCTCTTGAATGTCGGAATGAGTTGTACATCTCATTGAGACAATGCAAGATTGTAACTTCTTGAATATTCTCTTATATCTTATgtgtaaaattttcttcagCGCCAAGTTTATGCAATTGTTTGTCCTTCTATCATCACAGCAGGAttgaactttgaactttgaactttgaGCTTTGAAGCACTCAATAATCATACAAGGAAGATTGCTCAAATTAAGtgattctttccaaaattccTCCAAGCAGACAGCCTACATAAATCCTTAGCATAACTCCTCTTAAGCCTCTGGCTAATATTACCAATTGGTTAATCTTCTTGGCAATACCTTTTTGCTTTTGCCGAGACTCTACAATCGCCGAATTGTCCAAACCAATCCCTTTAGCAACATATGTTCTCTCACCTCGAGAGCACACCAAACTTCACATATTCCACGCCTTGCACCAACCCAGCAACTGCAATTTTTGCACTGATTTTGGTCCTGCTTGCTAACAACAGAAGTAACATTATTCACACGTCGCCAAATCATCTTGTTTGACTGACTTAATTAGGCATCTGTTTCAACCTTGGCAACGTTTTTGCCTCATTAATTTCAAATTCAGACCACATTGCTGCCAATGACAAGTCCTATTCGAGCCCTCAACCTTGTTCGCCACCACCTTTGAGAGAAACTTTAGAACCGTTGTCATCAGATGGAGGTATATCTGAGCCTAGGTCTAGAGAAGGCGACCGATAGCGTATAACTTCAAGCTTGTAGGGGGGGAGACTACAACAAAGGAGGAGGcgtgagaaaaatgaaagaaaagaaaatgaaaagaaagagagaaaaaagaaagaaagaaaaaataaagaaaaagtccATGGATGATAATACACCTCACTATAAATAAGATTTCATCATCTAGCGagtttaggcccttatttgagacttaaTTGGTTACTTGAGACCCTTATTTGATATAATGTCTACTTTAGGTTCTCTTTTAAGAAAACACCTCCACTTTAGttctatatttgaaattttctacaaatttattgtatagattccaatttaattttgaacttttaattttgtcaatttatttctaTACATTCATGTGAAATTCTAATGTAatcattttgttcaatttttgcaaaagatCGATAACGTGGTAGTGCGGTCATCGCTAGTCATTCCTACATGGCATACCACTTTGTTAGTGATGTTCGGCGAAAATCAACAGAAATGACTGTATTAGAATTTAGAgcaaagatttaaaactaaattgataaatttaaaaaaatttaggactgaattggtattcGTACTATAGGTTTATGACcgaattgataattttcccttccTTTCCTATTCTAGCCTTTAATTATGGCCCCACTGCTTTCCTGCACCTTGTTTGAAAGGTCAATTCGTTCATTTTTACGAATCAAATGCTAAAGTATCGTTCATTAGATTAACAGGAGATTAAATTAGTACAAGAGGTCATTAAATCACAAAAGTTTTCTCGGATGAGTGAGAACGGTGGTCGTCGTTGCTTTCGGACAATAACCATCACAAGGTGGCAGTAGAtcacagacagagagagaggccCCAGACCAAGCCACGAGGTTACGAAAAAGTTTGCAAATTGGTACAATCAAGTTGGCGATTTTTCACCTCCAATGAAAAACAGTCCGATCTCCCATTAAAAGGAATTCTTGATTGTCTTTTTGGGACTTCAACTCCTACGCAAAGTTCTTGCTTTGATAATTCAAAagaatctttttttcttattaatctATATAAAATAAGAATCATTACATTTCGGATCCATTTTTCTATCAAAGCACCGAGTTTTAATTCTCAATTTCTGGAATTCCTTTGACAGCAAGTTAAATATATatgatgtgtgtgtgtatatatattaatgGATTCTGCCAGCGTGCAGCCATAAGTGAGAACTAATTTTAGCGAAAAAGACTAATTGCTGTGGGCAGGCCTTTAGATTTCTTCTGTTGAAATCGTCCAACAGTCTTTGTCTTATTCTTATAGCTGCCTCAAGTGCGACCTAACGAGAATTGGTCTTCTCCACGATCTAATCGTACATGCACCTTTCAAATCTGGCTTTATATGTGAATTGAACGAGTCACTCGCAGTTGTTAAGCATTTCCTATGTACCTCGAAAGAATGGTACTGGCGATTGATCGAAGTCAGATGGCTACATGTCtttgtttatattttcaagCTCTTGATTTTTCTCTGGTAGATCTTCCCTCTGTTATAGAATATGCCCGAGTCATTGAAACCTAGGCATCATGACAACTAACAAATGATAAAGACATCAAGCTATTTAATCTGAGCGACATTTTCATCTATAGCAACGTCCATTGCACAATCTCAGGTCTCTCTCTGGTCACTCTATGTCCAATAATGTCTTCATCAGTTTCAACACCTctttccctcctctcctctttccttcttgTGTACTCGGTCATTTGCCTTGAATTCAACATCTCTCGCTTCGATCCTGCTGCGAATGATATCCTGTACGAGGGAGATGCGAAGCCTATGGTTGGAGCAGTCGACATGACGAGTCAGCTCTATTTCTGCCATGTGGGCCGAGTCACATACAACGAGAAGGTCCGGTTATGGGACTCCGGTTCGGGGAAGCTCTCCGATTTCACTACCCACTTCCAGTTCACCATCGACACGAACGGCCAGTCTCATGGCCATTACGCTGCGGGATTCGCGTTTTTCATGGCTCCCGTGGGATTTCAAATCCCCGTTAATTCGATAGGCGGGTTTCTGGGGCTGTATAACACCACGAACAGCGACTCGTCCCAAAATCAAATCGTACATGTCGAGTTTGACTCCTTTGCGAACCCGGAATGGGACCCCAATTATGAGCATGTTGGAATCAACACAAAGTCAATTGCTTCAGCCGTTACCACTCCTTGGAATGTCACTTATCACAGCGGAGATACTGTCGACGCATGGATCAATTATAATGCCTCCACAATGAATTTGAGTGCGTCTTGGAGCTTTCAGACTACGCCAAACCCCCAGGAGAACACGAGCCTCTCGTATCAGATCGATCTGAGGACAGTCCTTCCCGAATGGGTCATAATTGGTTTTTCGGCCGCAAGTGGCTATTACATGGAACGACACACACTTGGTTCGTGGGATTTCAAATCAAGTTTAGCTATGGAGGGACCGAATAGTGGTAATTCAAAAAGGGTTGGCCTTATACTTGGGTTGACGATTCCGCTAAGCGTTATGGTAGCTTCTGGTGTAGCAATAGCTATGGGAATCATATGGATGAGGAGGAAGCGAAAGAACACGGAGAAGATAACAGAGACGGCGACGCTGACGTCCATCAATGATGACTTCGAGAGGCGCGCCGGACCGAGGAGATTTTCATACCAAGATCTTGCATCGGCAACCAACAACTTCTCAAGTGATAGAAAGCTTGGTGAAGGAGGATTCGGGGCTGTGTACCGGGGATATTTACTCAACCTAGACACGATGATCGCGGTGAAGAGAATATCGAGGGGCTCCAAGCAAGGGAAAAGAGAGTTTGTCACTGAGGTGAAGGTCATCAGCAGTTTAAGGCACCGGAACCTCGTGCAGCTCATAGGTTGGTGTCACGAAGGGAACGAGTTCATGCTCGTTTATGAGTATATGCCGAATGGGAGTCTTGACTTGCATCTCTTTGGAAAGAAGAGTCCTCTCAATTGGTCCATTAGGTATAGAATCTCGATCGGTTTAGCATCGGCGATCTTCTATTTGCATGAAGAGTGGGAGCAGTGTGTAATACACAGGGACATCAAGTCTAGCAATGTCATGCTAGACTCTAATTTCAATGTGAAATTGGGTGACTTTGGTTTGGCAAGGCTAATGGACCACGAACTTGGTCCACAGACTACTGGTTTAGCCGGTACGTTTGGGTACCTTGCACCTGAGTACATGACCACTGGCCGAGCAAGCAAAGAATCAGATGTGTACAGCTTTGGTGTTGTCGCCCTAGAAATCGCCACGGGAAAGAGAGCTAGGGATCCGAAAAGTCCAGAGTCGGAGATGAGTTTGGTAGAGTGGGTGTGGGCACTTTTCGGAGACAAGAAGCTTCCAGAGGCAGTTGATGAAAGGATGGGCTCAGATTTGGAGGAGACGCAAGTCGAGTGCTTAATAATGGTGGGGTTGTGGTGTGCTCATCCAGATCAGACTTTGAGGCCGTCGATACGGCAAGCGattcaagttttgaaattcgaggccgATGTCCCTAACCTCCCAGTGAAGATGCCTGTTCCTGTCTATCGTGTGCCTACACCATCGGTCAGTTCCGGCGAACCGCTTTTAACTTCGATCATCGAAGAGGGTCGTTGACCAGGCTTCGTGGTATCTTCACTATCCTAACAACTGTATATTGCCTGCACTAGGCCTCGTTGTAAATTTACAATTCATAATTTACCATGTTGCGTTAGTGGCTACATTACAAGCAAATAATGCCTCTGGGAGGTACCTCTCCTGCAACTGCGTCATCTGAAGGGTATAGGAACATCTCTAATATCTGTTGAGGACAAAAGTAATTTCCGTCTTTCGTTTTTGTCCTTAATCTCCCAAAATCTACTTATATCCATCTTCATGTATCTGTCTGTGTATATAAGCATAGTAATTGAGGTTTCCATCTACGTCTAAAAGGGTGTGCAATTGGcccttcttttatatatataaatatatatatatatatatatatatatatatatatagatgtgtgtgtgtgtgtatgtgtgtgtgtgtgtgtgtgtgtttttctGTTAGTgctttaatttcttatttttatttttacattttcaacATACTATATTCGCTGCTATCTTTAGAGCGTTTTTATCTCATATAATCTTGAGCTTGTTATCTAAAGTCTAGTTATGTAATGCGCTGATCCTCATAAGAACACCATATATATTGGATCAATGCTTCAGTCGATGGAGTTGCGTGATGAGATCGCAAGAAATTTTTAACTTGAAAAAGAGTTAATGAACTTATTCCCATTTCTCCTGTAGCTGGATCCTTCAAAACCACAAGACAAAATTTTTGTAGGGAGACTCGAGTTATGTTCAATTCTATGTATTTCTCTATTTGTAGAGTATGTTGAAGGTACAGAATTGGCCATCGGGAGTACCCTCATTGATGCTGCCCCATCTTTACTGGTTTTGTTCACGGGAGTGAATGCAAAACCAAGATGTTATTTGTACACAACAACCCATTAATATTACTCTAATATGCAAATTCGCTGTGTCAATTCAACTAAGCTTTAAAAGATTATAAGGCCAAGCTTATAGGCTAATAAGATCAATTACATAGACACGGCGTTGAGTTTCTCAAACCTTTATCTTAAGATTACTTAGTTCTATTTCTTGATGGGAGTGGGGAGGGGATATAACTTCGCGGTAAAGTGTTATCTTAACGTGGTGGAAATCATCAATTCGAGCTtacttatccctaaaaaaaaaatgtgagcttttctattttgagTTACTCCCCTACCATAATCGAATGAGAATGGATAAAAGACTCACGGGATTGACGTGAAGGGTAGGGATGACTATTATTTTGGGAGCAAACTCTAGTCGAATATGAAGCACATGGATATAGGTTATGCCGTGAAATGAAAGACAATCCCAAATTAGCTTTGTCTACGAACAAGGAAACCTTAGGTAAGGCAACTATAAATCTTATGGAGAGCTCAATAAGTAATGTAACTATGAATCTTATGGAGAGTTCGATCTTGGCTCAAGATGAATGCTAATA
This region of Eucalyptus grandis isolate ANBG69807.140 chromosome 8, ASM1654582v1, whole genome shotgun sequence genomic DNA includes:
- the LOC104414098 gene encoding L-type lectin-domain containing receptor kinase IX.1; amino-acid sequence: MSSSVSTPLSLLSSFLLVYSVICLEFNISRFDPAANDILYEGDAKPMVGAVDMTSQLYFCHVGRVTYNEKVRLWDSGSGKLSDFTTHFQFTIDTNGQSHGHYAAGFAFFMAPVGFQIPVNSIGGFLGLYNTTNSDSSQNQIVHVEFDSFANPEWDPNYEHVGINTKSIASAVTTPWNVTYHSGDTVDAWINYNASTMNLSASWSFQTTPNPQENTSLSYQIDLRTVLPEWVIIGFSAASGYYMERHTLGSWDFKSSLAMEGPNSGNSKRVGLILGLTIPLSVMVASGVAIAMGIIWMRRKRKNTEKITETATLTSINDDFERRAGPRRFSYQDLASATNNFSSDRKLGEGGFGAVYRGYLLNLDTMIAVKRISRGSKQGKREFVTEVKVISSLRHRNLVQLIGWCHEGNEFMLVYEYMPNGSLDLHLFGKKSPLNWSIRYRISIGLASAIFYLHEEWEQCVIHRDIKSSNVMLDSNFNVKLGDFGLARLMDHELGPQTTGLAGTFGYLAPEYMTTGRASKESDVYSFGVVALEIATGKRARDPKSPESEMSLVEWVWALFGDKKLPEAVDERMGSDLEETQVECLIMVGLWCAHPDQTLRPSIRQAIQVLKFEADVPNLPVKMPVPVYRVPTPSVSSGEPLLTSIIEEGR